One Setaria viridis chromosome 7, Setaria_viridis_v4.0, whole genome shotgun sequence genomic region harbors:
- the LOC117862776 gene encoding uncharacterized protein yields MLAARRLSASTSPLLLRRLSVQTHPTALPPPPPPEATESGPGAWARRVAALSLLGLTGAVAASAVSDLSIFLSCSSQAIEKATQNQQIVNAIGKPIVRGPWYSASIAVNHARHSVSCTFPVSAPQGSGLLKFKAVRLGDESWYSFLQPSDWEILIMDAILDIHTEDGKHRTMRVTIPDNTPAPPPADCTACKSHTAPPPPPSPPSAEK; encoded by the exons ATGTTGGCGGCTCGCCGGCTCTCCGCCTCcacttctcctctcctcctccgccgcctctctGTGCAGACACATCCCACGGCGCTACCGCCGCCCCCCCCACCGGAGGCGACCGAGTCGGGGCCGGGAGCGTGGGCCCGCCGCGTGGCGGCGCTCTCGCTGCTGGGGCTGACCGGTGCCGTCGCAGCCAGCGCCGTCAGCGACCTCTCTATCTTTCTCTCCTGCTCCAG CCAGGCAATAGAAAAGGCCACCCAGAACCAGCAGATAGTGAATGCCATTGGCAAGCCGATCGTGCGGGGCCCCTGGTATAGCGCTTCCATTGCTGTGAACCACGCGAGGCATTCTGTCTCCTGCACATTCCCAGTGTCTGCGCCCCAAGGAAGTGGGCTTCTGAAGTTCAAGGCTGTTCGTTTGGGAG ATGAATCTTGGTATTCATTTCTACAGCCCAGTGACTGGGAGATACTCATAATGGATGCCATCCTTGATATCCATACTGAAGATGGGAAGCACCGGACGATGAGGGTAACCATTCCAGACAACACCCCTGCTCCACCGCCAGCAGACTGCACTGCGTGCAAGTCCCAtacggctccacctccacctccatctccaccatctGCGGAGAAGTGA
- the LOC117863693 gene encoding protein transport protein SEC24 A translates to MQPPTGNERPPPPGRPVSAFVPGAAAPPPPFAAGGPFVPPPRQGVPPPQPGSAAPPFVAAPPAAMGGFRGPPPSQGPFAAAPPPQRPFTSAPPPQGSFTTAPPPQGPFTTAPPPQGPFASAPPSQGPFASAPPSQGPFAAGPPPQGPFAAAPAPFRPPPSSLGQPQSPTRGALPPPPNYARPPPLQSQGFYPGAPPANPQFPRPGFQQPVQTMPPPPMGPTATFGNQAAYPSAGPPVGGTLQSLVEDFQSLALSSAPGSLDPGVDVKGLPRPLHGDEEPVKLSEAYPLNCHPRYFRLTTHAIPASQSLVSRWHLPLGAVVHPLAESPDGEEVPVINFGSAGVIRCRRCRTYINPYATFADAGRKWRCNLCTLLNDVPGEYFCALDASGRRCDNDQRPELSKGTVEFVAPTEYMVRPPMPPSYFFLIDVSVSAVRSGLLEVVAKTIKSCLDELPGFPRTQIGFLTFDSTLHFHNFKSSLSQPQMMVVADLDDVFLPLPDDLLVNLVDSRHVVESFLDSLPNMFHDNLNVESALGPALKAAFMVMSQIGGKLLVFQSTLPSLGIGRLRLRGDDVRAYGTDKEHTLRVPEDPFYKQMAAEFTKNQIAVDIFSFSEKYSDIASLGSLAKYTGGQVYHYPSFQAATHGDKLKHELSRDLTRETAWESVMRIRCGKGVRFTTYHGHFMLRSTDLLALPAVDSDKAFAMQLSLEETLMTTQTVYFQVALLYTSSSGERRIRVHTAAAPVVTDLSEMYRQADTGAIVSLLGRIAVENSLSDKLDSVRQQLQLKLVRSLKEYRNLYVVQHRIGGRLIFPESLRFLPLYILAICKSLALRGGYADVSLDERCAAGFSMMILPVKKLLNFIYPSLYRVDEVLTMEPNKIDGSLQRLPLTMQCLDTGGLYLLDDGFTFLVWLGRMLPPELVNNILGVSLANFPDLSKIQLRECDNEFSRNFMKILRTLREKDPSYHQLSRVVRQGEQPREGFLLLSNLVEDQMAGTSSYVDWILQIHRQTQS, encoded by the exons ATGCAGCCGCCTACGGGGAAcgagaggccgccgccgcccggccgtccTGTCTCAGCGTTTGTGCCCGGCgcagccgccccgccgccgccgtttgcCGCCGGTGGCCCGTTCGTCCCGCCGCCGAGGCAGGGAGTGCCGCCGCCTCAACCTGGCTCTGCGGCACCCCCTTTcgtggccgcgccgcccgcggcaaTGGGTGGGTTCAGGGGTCCACCTCCGTCCCAGGGTCCCTTTGCTGCCGCGCCACCGCCTCAGCGGCCTTTcacttccgcgccgccgcctcagggCTCCTTTACCACCGCTCCACCGCCTCAGGGCCCCTTTACCACCGCTCCACCGCCTCAGGGCCCCTTCGCCTCCGCTCCACCATCTCAGGGCCCCTTCGCCTCCGCTCCACCGTCTCAGGGTCCCTTCGCCGCTGGCCCACCGCCTCAGGGCCCCTTTGCTGCCGCACCAGCACCTTTTCGCCCCCCACCATCGTCCCTTGGGCAGCCACAATCTCCCACGCGAGGTGCTTTGCCTCCTCCACCGAATTACGCGAGGCCGCCACCACTACAGTCCCAAGGGTTTTACCCCGGTGCACCGCCTGCGAACCCTCAATTCCCAAGACCAGGATTTCAACAGCCAGTGCAGACTATGCCGCCCCCTCCAATGGGACCTACTGCCACGTTTGGTAACCAGGCGGCATATCCGAGTGCTGGGCCTCCAGTCGGAGGCACACTCCAGAGCTTAGTGGAGGACTTCCAGTCATTGGCACTGAGTTCAGCGCCGGGGTCACTTGACCCTGGTGTTGATGTAAAGGGGCTGCCAAGGCCATTGCATGGTGATGAGGAGCCAGTTAAGCTTTCGGAGGCATACCCATTGAATTGCCACCCGAGGTATTTCCGGCTGACAACCCATGCGATTCCGGCATCTCAGTCATTGGTCTCCAGGTGGCATTTGCCCCTTGGGGCTGTGGTTCACCCTCTTGCAGAATCACCTGATGGG GAGGAAGTGCCGGTTATCAACTTTGGGTCTGCTGGTGTCATCCGCTGTCGAAGATGCAGGACATATATAAATCCTTATGCAACATTTGCAGATGCTGGAAGGAAATGGCGCTGCAATCTTTGCACCTTGCTCAATGATG TTCCTGGAGAGTACTTTTGTGCTCTTGATGCTAGTGGCAGAAGGTGTGATAATGATCAAAGACCTGAACTCTCTAAGGGAACAGTAGAGTTTGTTGCTCCAACAGAATATATGGTGCGGCCACCAATGCCAccatcatatttctttcttatCGATGTGTCAGTATCTGCAGTTCGGAGTGGGTTGCTTGAG GTTGTTGCAAAGACAATCAAATCATGCCTTGATGAACTTCCAGGCTTTCCGCGAACACAGATAGGATTCTTAACCTTTGACAGCACTTTGCATTTTCATAACTTCAAG TCTTCTTTGTCACAGCCTCAAATGATGGTTGTTGCTGATTTGGATGATGTTTTTCTGCCATTGCCTGATGACCTCTTGGTTAATTTGGTCGACTCCAGACATGTTGTTGAGTCATTTCTTGATAGCTTGCCAAATATGTTCCATGACAACCTAAATGTTGAGTCTGCTCTTGGTCCGGCACTTAAAGCAGCTTTCATGGTTATG AGTCAAATTGGGGGGAAGTTGCTTGTCTTCCAGAGTACATTGCCATCTCTTGGTATTGGACGTTTGAGACTTAGGGGAGATGATGTTCGTGCATATGGAACTGATAAGGAGCATACTCTGAGGGTGCCAGAAGACCCCTTCTACAAACAGATGGCTGCTGAATTTACGAAAAATCAGATTGCTGTGGACATATTTTCTTTCAGCGAGAAGTACTCCGATATAGCTTCCTTAG GATCTTTGGCAAAATATACTGGTGGCCAGGTGTACCATTATCCATCGTTCCAGGCAGCTACACACGGGGATAAACTTAAACATGAGCTTAGTAGAGACCTTACACGAGAGACTGCCTGGGAATCTGTTATGCGCATCAGATGTGGAAAAG GGGTACGGTTCACAACCTATCATGGTCATTTCATGCTAAGATCCACAGACCTGTTAGCCCTTCCAGCCGTTGACTCTGATAAAGCTTTTGCAATGCAACTGTCGCTAGAGGAGACCTTAATGACCACCCAGACTGTATACTTCCAAGTGGCATTGCT ATACACATCCTCCTCTGGTGAAAGGCGTATCAGGGTCCACACAGCAGCTGCACCTGTGGTCACAGATCTTAGTGAAATGTATCGTCAAGCAGATACTGGCGCCATTGTGTCATTATTGGGTAGAATTG CGGTTGAAAATTCACTGTCTGATAAGCTGGACAGTGTCCGACAGCAATTACAGTTAAAGCTTGTGAGAAGTTTGAAGGAATACCGGAACTTATATGTTGTACAACACCGGATAGGAGGAAGACTGATTTTTCCAGAATCTCTAAGATTTTTGCCATTATACATCCTGGCCATCTGCAAATCTCTTGCTCTCCGTGGAGGTTATGCAGATGTCTCTCTTGATGAACGATGTGCTGCTGGTTTCAGCATGATGATATTGCCTGTAAAAAAGCTGCTCAATTTCATTTATCCTTCTCTATACAGAGTTGATGAAGTATTAACAATG GAACCAAATAAGATTGATGGTTCACTGCAGCGATTGCCATTAACAATGCAGTGTTTAGATACAGGAGGTTTGTACCTCCTTGATGATGGATTCACTTTCCTAGTGTGGTTAGGTAGGATGCTCCCACCTGAACTTGTGAACAACATTCTTGGAGTCAGCTTGGCAAACTTTCCTGATCTATCAAAG ATTCAGTTGAGAGAATGTGACAACGAGTTCTCAAGAAACTTCATGAAAATATTAAGAACCCTGCGGGAGAAGGATCCTTCTTATCACCAGCTAAGCCGTGTGGTGCGACAGGGTGAACAGCCAAGAGAAGGCTTTCTGCTTCTGTCTAACCTTGTTGAGGACCAGATGGCTGGAACAAGCAGCTACGTCGATTGGATACTGCAAATTCACCGTCAGACACAAAGCTAA